The following proteins come from a genomic window of Eleginops maclovinus isolate JMC-PN-2008 ecotype Puerto Natales chromosome 8, JC_Emac_rtc_rv5, whole genome shotgun sequence:
- the polm gene encoding DNA-directed DNA/RNA polymerase mu: protein MVPLKRRKVSSGAGSAGSADRVPAKFPQVVLFLLERKMGASRRTFLSQLGRKKGFQVEELFSESVTHVISENNSGDEVRTWLNSQVGGGQTAAHLLDSSWYTESMKAGHPVEILDRHKLQEQQVNESKDVECIVPSYACQRRTTLENHNTVLTDALSLLAENAELNDEEGRGVAFRRATAVLKVLPKPVTDMTQLRGLPCLGGHSLRVIKDILENGASSEVEFTKQSERFKALKVLTGIFGVGAKTAERWIREGIHSLHQLQDSAHTLNRAQKAGLEHYEDLNQPVTKAEGDAIREVVEKAVVSVLPGAEITLIGGFRRGKLTGHDVDFLITHPEEGREVGLMPKVVSWLESKGFLLYQKTTGNSYLESKDGPARPSSNMDRFERCFSIFKLPEDAKQGTQQIETLSKNTPEHMCSLAGPSLVKVEVNESTNCAKLKPWRAVRVDLVVAPFSQFAFALLGWTGSKLFERELRRWAGHEKAMSLSSHALYDNKQSKYLRASSEEEIFAHLGLEYFPPSERNA from the exons ATGGTGCCATTAAAGAGAAGGAAAGTCTCCTCAGGTGCTGGTAGTGCTGGGAGTGCAGATAGAGTACCTGCCAAATTCCCTCAGGTTGTTTTATTCCTGTTGGAAAGAAAAATGGGAGCCAGTCGAAGAACTTTTCTCTCTCAGCTCGGTCGAAAGAAAGGATTTCAGGTGGAGGAGTTATTCAG tgagagtgtCACACATGTGATTTCTGAGAATAACTCTGGAGATGAGGTCCGGACCTGGCTCAACTCCCAGGTCGGTGGAGGCCAAACAGCTGCTCACCTTCTGGACAGTAGCTGGTACACGGAGAGCATGAAGGCAGGACATCCAGTCGAAATCCTGGATAGACATAAACTACag GAGCAGCAGGTAAATGAATCGAAGGATGTGGAGTGTATCGTACCCAGCTACGCCTGTCAGAGAAGGACCACTCTGGAAAACCACAACACCGTCCTCACT GATGCGTTGTCACTCCTGGCTGAAAACGCTGAGCTCAATGATGAGGAAGGACGAGGTGTTGCGTTTCGACGAGCCACTGCCGTGTTGAAGGTTCTCCCAAAACCGGTGACAGACATGACGCAGCTCAGAGGGCTTCCCTGTCTCGGAGGACATTCACTTAGAGTCATCAAA gacattttggaaaatggaGCGTCCAGTGAAGTTGAGTTTACAAAGCAATCGGAGCGCTTTAAAGCACTGAAG GTGTTAACAGGTATTTTTGGAGTTGGGGCAAAAACAGCAGAGCGATGGATCAGAGAGGGGATACACAGCCTTCACCAGTTACAGgattcagcacacacactcaatagaGCTCAAAAAGCAG GTCTGGAGCACTATGAGGACCTCAACCAGCCGGTCACTAAGGCAGAGGGTGACGCGATCAGAGAGGTTGTGGAGAAAGCTGTCGTGTCTGTGTTACCAGGGGCAGAGATTACTCTGATTGGAGGATTCAGGAG AGGGAAGCTGACAGGCCATGATGTGGACTTTCTGATTACACACCCAGAGGAGGGCAGAGAGGTTGGGCTGATGCCTAAAGTCGTGTCCTGGTTGGAATCAAAG GGTTTCTTGTTGTACCAGAAAACTACAGGAAACTCCTACCTGGAATCAAAGGACGGTCCTGCTCGGCCTTCCTCCAACATGGACCGCTTCGAGAGGTGCTTCTCCATCTTTAAACTGCCTGAGGATGCCAAACAAGGAACACAACAGATAGAAACACTGAgcaaaaacacacctgagcacATGTGTAGTCTTGCAGGCCCCTCGCTGGTTAAAGTTGAAGTGAATGAGTCGACAAACTGCGCCAAGCTCAAACCATGGAGAGCTGTAAGGGTGGACCTGGTGGTGGCGCCCTTCAGCCAGTTTGCTTTTGCTCTGCTAGGCTGGACAGGATCAAAG TTGTTTGAGAGAGAGCTACGACGCTGGGCAGGGCACGAGAAGGCCATGTCTCTGAGCAGCCACGCTCTGTACGATAACAAACAG AGTAAGTACCTGAGAGCTTCATCAGAGGAGGAGATATTTGCTCATCTCGGTCTGGAGTACTTCCCTCCGTCAGAGAGAAACGCCTGA